Proteins encoded within one genomic window of Planctomycetota bacterium:
- a CDS encoding tyrosine-protein phosphatase has translation MDDRRRLPTLALLLLWVAAGIYLGARSLEPDEEDAMETEVPLRPGDPDGVPNFRRVTPELLRGAQPSTTGFRMLRAMGVKTIINLRHYHSDRYMLEKIPGLDYVPINIKGWSLYNGHVARFLAVVSDPGRTPVFLHCNDGIGRTGVLCAMYRILVCGWSKEDALRELREVGEIDARVMQKLLEHMDQLDVDAIRRLARLEARTP, from the coding sequence ATGGACGACCGCCGCCGCCTGCCCACCCTCGCCCTCCTCCTGCTCTGGGTCGCCGCCGGCATCTACCTGGGCGCGCGCAGCCTCGAGCCCGACGAGGAAGACGCGATGGAGACCGAAGTGCCCCTGCGCCCCGGCGACCCCGACGGCGTGCCCAACTTCCGCCGCGTGACCCCTGAACTCCTCCGCGGCGCCCAGCCCTCCACCACCGGCTTCCGCATGCTCAGGGCCATGGGGGTGAAGACCATCATCAACCTGCGCCACTACCATTCCGACCGCTACATGCTCGAGAAGATTCCCGGCCTCGACTACGTGCCCATCAACATCAAGGGCTGGAGCCTCTACAACGGCCACGTCGCCCGCTTCCTCGCCGTGGTGAGCGACCCCGGCCGCACCCCCGTCTTCCTCCACTGCAACGACGGCATCGGCCGCACCGGCGTGCTGTGCGCCATGTACCGCATCCTCGTCTGCGGATGGAGCAAGGAGGATGCCCTCCGCGAACTCCGCGAGGTCGGGGAGATTGATGCCAGAGTCATGCAGAAGCTCCTGGAACACATGGACCAGTTGGACGTGGACGCGATTCGCCGCCTCGCGCGGCTGGAGGCCCGCACCCCATGA